Genomic window (Streptomyces yatensis):
TACCAGTGCACGCCCGTGAGCAGCACCGCCGGGCTGGTGCCGGAGACCGTCACCCGCCCCGCGGAGCCGTCGACCTCGAACCGCTCCTCATCGCCCCGCTTGGCCAGTGCCACCAGCCGGAACTGCCCGGCGTGGGTCGGCAGCAGCCGCCGGAGGGCGGCCCGTGCGGGAGCGGTGTCGAATGCGGTCACGGCGGTGTCCTGTGCGTCGTGCGGCTCATCGGCCACCGCGGGGAGGCGGCTCCCCAGCGTGGCCCCGGCCCCCAGTGCTCCGGCGGTTCCGATCAGCGTGCGTCTGCTCAGGTCGCTCATGCGCCCCCCATCGGACAACGGCCAATGCGTCGTATGGAGAAGGCACTTAACCAGCGTTGGGAGGTGGGAGCAATGGGGCGCACGGGGAGGTGCCGGTTCCCGGGGCCATGGAGCGTCAGCCCCGGTCCAGGTAGGCCAGCACCGCCAGCACCCGGCGGTTGTTGTCGTCCGACGGCGGCAGACCGAGCTTTCCGAAGATATTGGAGGTGTGCTTGGCCACCGCCCGCTCGGTGACGAAGAGCTGCGCGGCGATCGCCGTATTCGACCGCCCCTCCGCCATCAGCTCCATCACCTCCAGCTCCCGCGGTGTCAGCCGCCCCAGCGGCTTGTCCTGGGCGCGCCGGTCCAGCAGCTGCGAGATCACCTGCGGATCCATCGCCGTGCCCCCCGCGGCCACCCGCCGCACCGCGTCGATGAACTGATCGGCGTCGAAGACCCGGTCCTTGAGCAGGTACCCGATGCCCCCGCTGCCGTCCGCGAGCAGCTCCCGCGCGTACAGCTGCTCCACATGCTGGGAGAGCACCAGCACCGGCAACCCCGGCCGCGCCCGCCGGGCCCGCAGCGCGCACTGCAGCCCCTCGTCGCTGAACGACGGCGGCAGCCGCACGTCCACCACCGCGACATCCGGCTCCAGCTCCGCCAGCGCCTTGCTCAGCTCGGGCCCGCTCTCCACGGCCGCCACGACCTCGAAGTCGTACGCCTCCAGCATGCGGACCAGCCCGTCCCGCAGCAGGAACAGATCCTCGGCGACCACAACACGCACGGCGGCTCCATGACTTCTTCGGGCCCCTGGGGTGGGGGACGTGACCGAATCCGACGAATGTACCGCTGTGCGGTGAGCGGGAGGGGATCAGCGGCCCGGGGAACCGTTCTGCCGGATTCCGCGTGATGTCCTCTTGATGTGCCGCCGGCTGGTGGCGGGCGAACGAAGGGGGAGCCGGTGCTGGGTCGGAGGCGGGTGATGGTGGGCGTGGCGGTGTCGCTTTCGGCGGCGCTGGTGGCGTGCGGGCCGGAGAAGGAGAAGGAGTGGACGGGGGCGGAGCCTTCGAAGGGGTCCGCGGCCGAGGCCGCGCGGTTCGCGCCGTTGGTGCGGCTGGCCAAGGGGGAGTCGCTGATGCCGATGGACGCGACGCGGTTCATCGGGCGGTCCGCGCTGCGCTTCGACCACGACGGCTTCTGCCGTGACGAGGGGCCGGTGGCCGCCGCGATCGACCCGCGGCGGTTGGGGAGTAAGGACAATGCCTACAAGCACGCGGAGGTGCAGCCGGGGAAGTCGTCGTCCAAGCCGGTGTCCTGCCCCGGACACGGGGACAAGTGGCACACCTCGACCGAGGCCGGCGGCGGTTTCTATCTCGACCCGCCGAAGGAGGTGCGGAAGGGCGAGGGCACGGACGCGCCGGTCTACTGGGAGTACCACAACCACAAGACGGACCCGAAGCGCGCGGCGTACGTCTACTGGTTCTTCTACGCCTACAACAACCTGACCCCGGGCAACCGGCACGAGGGCGACTGGGAGCGCGTCGCGGTCCAGCTGCGCGATGGCAAGCCCGAGGCGGTGACGTTCGCGAAGCACGGCAAGGATACGTGCAGCGTGAAGTGGTCGGAACTGGATCCGCGGGACGGGCATCCGACGGTGTACTCGGCGCGTGGTTCACACGGCTCCTATCCGACCGACAAGAACCAGTGGGTGAACGGCACGCTCGATCGGCCCTCGAAGGGCGGCGCCGAATGGCGCACCTGGGAGCACGCCCGCCCGGTCGACCGCGAGCCCTGGTGGGGGTACGCCGGGTGGTGGGGGTCGCAGCAGCATGTGAGCGGATTCGACGGGCCGATGGGCCCGCGCCCGGGGCGTCTGCTGTCGGGCGTCTTCACCGACGACAGTTGCGGGCCCGCCGACAAGCCGCCGACGGATCCGCCCAAGGACCAGCCCACGGACCGGCCCACCGAACAGCCCACCGAGCAGCCCACGGAACGGCCCACGGAACGGCCCACGGACCAGGCCGCGCCCAGGACGGAGGAAGGGGCGATCCGGCGGTACGAGGAGTATCTGCACGCCGTGGGCCGGGAGGACATCAAGACGGTCTGCGAGGTGGCCGGGCCCGCGGCGAAGCAGGCGGAGGACCAGGGGTTCGGCCCGTGCACGTCCACGTTCCTGGTCACGTTCCAGATGATCTCGCCTACGCAGAAGAAGGCCCTGCAGACCGCGACGGTCGATCCGCGGAAGGTCGTCGTACGAAGCCCCGCCAAGATCGACATTCCGGCCGATGCGGTCAAGGCCTCCGTCACCTTCTCCGAAAACGAGATCGGGACCAGCACCCTGGAGTATCTGAAGGACGACTGGTACATCACTGACTGAGCGCGCCGGGGGCGGACGATCTCCGTACCGGCCTCGTCGCTCAACAGGCGGGTTCCGGAAGTCGCACCGGAGTCCCGCGGCCGGCATCGGCACGCTGACACCGGCGCGACGCGTCCCGCCGCCGGATTTTCCCCGGCGGTGGGTCATCGGGCGGCGTCGGGCGCCGAGAGCGCGCAGGGGATCTCCATCGTCACCATGGTCGGCCCGCCGCTCGGGCTGCTGACCGCGAGGACCCCGTCGAAGGTGCCCAGCCGCCGCTCGACCCCGCTCAGCCCGCCGTCCGGGGTGATCCGGGCGCCGCCGTGGCCGTCGTCGGTCACGGTGATGCGCAGCATGCCCTCCGCGTGGTGCACGTCCAGCCACATCCGCGAGGCACCCGCATGCTTCGCCGCGTTGGTCAGCACCTCGCTGACCGCGAAGTACGCGGCCGACTCGACCGGTTCATCGGCCCGGCCCGCCAGCTCCACGTCCACCTCCACGGGCACCGCCATCCGCAGCGCCAGGGCGCGCACCGCGTCCCCCAGGCCCCGCTCGGCCAGCACCGGCGGATGGATGCCGCGGACCAGGTCGCGCAGCTCGGCCAGGGCCTCGGCGGAGTTCGTACGGGCCGCCGCGAGCAGCTCCTTGGCCTTGGCCGGGTCCTTCTCGATCAGGGCCTCCACGGTGCCCAGGCTCATGCCCATGGCGACGAGCCGGGCCTGGGCGCCGTCGTGCAGATCGCGTTCGATGCGGCGCAGCTCGGCGGCGGAGGTGTCCACCGCGTCATGCCGGGTCTCGGTGAGCCGCCGCACCCGCTGCTCGAGCGCCATCTGCGGGGTCGGGTCGAGGAAGGCGCGCGCCAGCAGGAAGTGGCCGCGCAGCACGAGCGGGGAGGCGGTCGCCCCGAGCGCCATGAAGCCGACGCCGAGCGGGACGGCCAGCAGGGCGGTGCCCAGCGAGTCGATGGGGAGGAACGCGTACCAGTAGGTGCCGCCCGCCTCCACGATCGGCTTCCACACCCCGGCGGCCAGGACGAACCCCTCGATCCCGTACGGCACGAAGACGAAGGCCAGCAGCGAGGTGACGTACCCGGCCGTCATGTCGACCTGCAGCCACAGCAGATCGCGCCAGGTGGCCGGGTCCTTCAGCAGGAAGGTGCACAGCTCCACCTGCCCGGTGACCCCGGCCCGCCGATCGGCGGGCAGCGGCCGGTACGGCGCCCGGATGGTGACACCGGACCACGTGGCGGCCAGGAGCCGGCGCCAGTTGGCGTGTGCGCGCACCGCCTTGATCAGGGGAGGGGTGGTGAAGACCCCCAGGCCCAGCGGGATGAAGGAGATCGACAGGATCGTCAGTACGGACAGGGTGATCGACACCAGCGCGAGCCAGGAGACGGCGAACCCCCGTGCGCAGGCCGTCAGCGCTCTGCGTCCGTTCATCCTGAGTCCCCCTCGCCGGTCGGGTCTTCGTGCCCGTGTCCTCGGGCCATCTCAGTGTGTCAGCGCCCTGCCGCCCGGACACGGGGGCCGGGCACCGTCCGGGGGTGTAGCTGGCACCACCTTCCCGCCTCGCCCTATGGCTCGGCGACTGGGTGGCTGCCCGGCTGGGGCGCGGACCTGCGCTTTTCTAGCGTCGTGGCATGACCTGTTCCGTCCGTACCTCACGGGGAGAGACGCCATGAGCGCAACGAGGAAGGGCCTGGCCGTGCGGCTGGGTGGGTGGAGCACGCGCCACCGCAAGACCGCGATCATCGGATGGCTGCTGTTCGTCGTGGTCGTCGCCGTGGTCGGCGGAATGTCAGGCTCCCGGCAGATGACCAATTCCGAGAACGGTACGGGCGATTCCGCGCGTGCGGAGAAGATCCTGGAGGACGCGGGCCTCCAGACCCCGGCCGGGGAGATGGTGATGCTGCGCGGCGACCGCCCGGACGGCTGGAAGGACGCGGCCCGCGACCTCACGGCGCGACTGGAGCGGACGGGCGAGGCGGTGCGCATCCAGCCCCCGGTGCGCTCGGAGAGCGGACGGGAGGCCCTGATCAGCTTTGAGATGAAGGGCGACCCGGACACCGCCGGGAAGCGGGTGGAGCCGGTCGTCGAGGCGGTGAAGAAGACCGAGTCGGCCCATCGGGGCATCGCGGTCTACGAGTTCGGCGACGCCACCGCCCAGCACCGGCTCGACGACATGCTCACCAATGACTTCAAGAAGGCCGAGCTGACCGCCGTACCGCTGGCGCTGGGCATTCTGCTGGTGGTCTTCGGGGCGCTGGTCGCCGCGCTGCTGCCGGTGCTGCTCGCGGTGACCGCCTGCGTCGGCACCTTCGGACTGCTCGCCCTGGTCAGCCACAAGCTGCCCATGTTCGACTCCACCACCTCGGTGATGTTCCTGGTGGGCCTGGCCGTCGGCGTCGACTACTCGCTGTTCTACCTGCGGCGGGAGCGCGACGAGCGGGCCGCGGGCCGGGACGCCGGGACCGCGCTGCGGATCGCGGCCGCCACCAGCGGCCGGGCGGTGCTGATCTCCGGGGTCACGGTCATGCTGGCGATGTCCGGGATGTTCCTGTCCGGGCTGCTGCTGTTCCACGGCTTCGCGGTCGCCACCATCCTGGTCGTCCTGATGGCCATGCTCGGCTCGGTGACCGTACTGCCCGCGATGCTGTCCTGGCTGGGCGACCGGATCGACGCCGGGCGGGTGCCGCTGCGGGGCCGCCGCCGGAGGAAGGGCGTGCACTCCAGCGGTGGCGTCACCGTCAGGCTGATGCGGCCCGTCCTGGCCAAGCCGAAGCTGTTCGCCGTCGTATCGGGCGTGCTGCTGCTGGTGCTGTCCGCGCCCGCCCTCGGGATGAAGACCGAACAGCTCGGCATGGACAAGCAGTTCGGCTCCGACGCCCCGATCACCGTGGCCTACCAGGAGATCACCGGCTCCTTCCCCGGCGGCCCCGCCCCGGCCGAGGTGGTGCTGCGCTCCGACGAGATCGCTTCGCCCCGCTTCGAGGCCGCCGTCGCGGACTTCAAGAAGGAACTCGTCGCGTCCGGACGGTTCGGCAGGACGGTCGACGTCGAGGCGCACCGTACGAAGGGGGTGGCGCGGATCGAGGTGCCGCTGGCCGGGAACGGTCAGGACGCCACCTCCCGGCGCGCCCTGGACACCCTCCGGGACGAGCTGGTCCCGAAGATCCTCGGGCCGGTCTCCGACCAGGCGTATGTGACCGGTGAGCTCGCCGGGAGCCGTGACTTCAACGACCAGCTGAAGACCGACATCGCGCCGGTCTTCCTCTTCATCGCCGCCGTGACGTTCGTTCTGATGCTGCTCTGCTTCCGGTCGTTGCCGATCGCCCTCGTCTCGATCCTGCTCAACCTGCTGTCGGTGGGCGCCGCGTACGGCACGATGACCGCCGTCTTCCAGCACGGCTGGGGCGCGGAGCTGCTGGGGATGGAGCCGGCCGGGGCGATCGAGTCGTGGATGCCGCTGTTCGTCCTCGTCATCCTCTTCGGGCTGTCGATGGACTACCACGTCTTCGTGGTCTCGCGGATCCGGGAGGCCCATGAACGGGGCTTCGCCACCCGGGACGCGATCCGCGAGGGCATCCGGACGACGGCGGGCTCGGTCACCGGGGCGGCCACCATCATGGTCGCCGTGTTCGCGGTCTTCGCGCTGCTGCGGATGCAGGACATGCAGCAGATGGGCGTCGGGCTCGCGGTCGCGGTGCTGGTGGACGCCACGCTGGTGCGGATGGTGCTGCTGCCCTCGGTGATGGCGCTGCTGGGGGAGCGCAACTGGTATCTGCCGCGCGCCCTGCGGTGGCTGCCGAACCTCGACCACGGCGAGGAGCCGGTGGAGCGGCCGCGGCCGCCGCTGGTGGGGGCGGACCGCTGAGCGGGGGTCCGCGTCCGGGTACGGGTCCGCGTCCGGGTACGGGTCCGCGTCCGGGTCCGGGTACGCGTCCGCCGTGCCGGACAGGCTTCTGGCCTGCCCGGCACGGCGGGCGTCATGGGTTCGGGGACGCGGTCAGAGGGTGGGCACGTACTTGTACCCCACCCGCCGCACCGTCACGATCGTGCCCCGGTGCTCGGGGCCCATCTTGCGCCGCAGCCGGGCCACATGGACATCGACGGTCCGGCCGTCGCCGACATGGCCGTACCCCCACACCGTGGTCACCAGCTGATCGCGGGAGTGCACCCGGTGCGGATGGGCGACGAGATGGCTCAGCAGCTCGAACTCGAGATAGGTCAGCTCCAGCGGCCGCCCCGCGACCTCGGCGGTCCGATGGTCGGGGTCGATCCGGACGAGCTCGTCACCCCTCTCGCCCGCCCCTCCCGTCCCGCCCGTCACGGCCGGTATTTCGCCCGGGGGCGGCCCCGCCGCCTCGGGCCGCTGCCGGTCGGCCGGGACCAGCACCAGATAGCCGACCATCGGCGGATGGCCGGGGAGCGTGGGCAGGGTGTGCGGGGGAGCGGGCAGCCAGGTGGCGCCGGGGTGCAGCAGATCGGCGACCGGCGGCACCTCGTCCGGTGCGACGGCTCGCAGCCGCTGGCGGTTGGCCGGGCCGGACGGCGCGGATGCCGCGGAGGTTGCGGCCGGGGCGGCGGGAGCGGAGGCGGAGGCGGACGACAGGCTACGGAGGTTCGTCATGAGGTCAGCTCTTTCGCGCGAGAAGGCGTCAGTGGACGTCGTGCGCGCGGGCTGGGCGGCCGGGCGGAGAGGTCAGCGGCCGAGCGAGCGGGCCCGCGCATCGGATGCGCGGCAACACTCGCGGTCGAAGTGGTGCGCCTGCCGGGACGGCCAGAACGGCTCGAGGTCGTAACGACCCGTCGCGGTGTCATGGAGGCTGGCCATGGGGCTATTGAAGCAGATACCGGGGTCGGGGCTGAAGCGGATACGGGGCCGGAACCGAAGCGGAACCGGGCGGGGACTCGAGCGGATGGCGGGCTCGGGGCGCTCGGCGGTGGAGCGGGGAGAAGTGCGACGATGCGGGCGTCAGAGGCCCCACGCGGCAGCCCCACCGGCCGCCGCGTACCCCTTGAGGAGCGCAAGCCCATGCCGCATATCGTCGTCGAATACTCCGACACCCTGACCGAGGCGTTCGACCGCCCCGGCTTCGGTGCCGCCCTGCACCCGGTGGTCGCCAAGACCGTCGACACGGCGGTGGCGGGCTGCAAGACTCGCTTCCGGCGGATCGAGGAGGCCCATCTCGCGGACGGCGCCCCGGACCTCGCCATGATCCATATCGAGGTGTCCATCCTGTCCGGGCGCGACGCCGGGACCAAGCGGGAGCTGTCCGCCGCCGTGCTGGAGGTGGCCCGCGCCCATGTGTCGCCCGTGCCGGGGCTGACCGTGCAGACCACCGTCGATATCCGCGATCTCGACCGTGACTGCTACGAGAAGCACGAGGCGGTCCATCCGGCCTGACGCGCCCCTGCCTCTCGCGCGCATGGTGTACGGCGGCGCACAACTATACGTCATTTAATGCGAATCCGGCATCTACCTATATACCAGGGCGAGGCGCACAATGGGGGTGCGGTGTTTTACCGCACTGTGCGGTCAGACTTGCATGGATCGAAGGAGGCGAGTCGAATGGCCGACGTCTCACGTGCGAAAGGTGATCTTGCGGGCCACCCCGACGTGTCCGAGATGCGGGAGCGTTACGCGCGCATGATGGACGCTCGGGATGTTGTCTTCCTCGACGGGCCGGTACTTCTCGCCGGTTTGTACTTCGCCATCTCTCCCTGGGTGGTGCACTTCTCGGGCACCAGCCCCAACCTCATGGTCAACAACCTCGTCCTCGGCATCACGATCGCCCTGCTGGGCATCGGTCTCACCACGGCGCCGAGGAGGATGTACAGCCTGTGCTGGGCCATGTCCGCGATCGGTGTATGGATGATCATCTCCCCCTGGGTCGTCGCCCGGGGTGCCGATGCCGGAGTGATCGCGAACAACGTCGTCGTGGGTGCCATCACCTGCCTGTTCGGCCTGGTCGCAGCCGGCATGGTGATGCGGAAGGGCAGGGAGACCTGACCGGACGCTGAATCACCGGACCGTCTGCGCATCGGCGGAGGCCGTCCACCGCACGCCTCTCGGGGGTCGTGTGGTGGACGGCCTTCGCGCGTTGCCGGTGGCCCCTCTTCGCGCAGCGCCGGCGCCGGCGTGCGGGCCGGTTGCCGGTGTGCGGGCGCCCGGTGCCGGTGTGCGGGCCGGTCTCAGCCGATCGGACGGTCTCAGCCGATCGGCTCGGGCAGCGGGACCACGTCGTAGGAGCAGTCG
Coding sequences:
- a CDS encoding SPW repeat protein; protein product: MADVSRAKGDLAGHPDVSEMRERYARMMDARDVVFLDGPVLLAGLYFAISPWVVHFSGTSPNLMVNNLVLGITIALLGIGLTTAPRRMYSLCWAMSAIGVWMIISPWVVARGADAGVIANNVVVGAITCLFGLVAAGMVMRKGRET
- a CDS encoding PT domain-containing protein is translated as MLGRRRVMVGVAVSLSAALVACGPEKEKEWTGAEPSKGSAAEAARFAPLVRLAKGESLMPMDATRFIGRSALRFDHDGFCRDEGPVAAAIDPRRLGSKDNAYKHAEVQPGKSSSKPVSCPGHGDKWHTSTEAGGGFYLDPPKEVRKGEGTDAPVYWEYHNHKTDPKRAAYVYWFFYAYNNLTPGNRHEGDWERVAVQLRDGKPEAVTFAKHGKDTCSVKWSELDPRDGHPTVYSARGSHGSYPTDKNQWVNGTLDRPSKGGAEWRTWEHARPVDREPWWGYAGWWGSQQHVSGFDGPMGPRPGRLLSGVFTDDSCGPADKPPTDPPKDQPTDRPTEQPTEQPTERPTERPTDQAAPRTEEGAIRRYEEYLHAVGREDIKTVCEVAGPAAKQAEDQGFGPCTSTFLVTFQMISPTQKKALQTATVDPRKVVVRSPAKIDIPADAVKASVTFSENEIGTSTLEYLKDDWYITD
- a CDS encoding MMPL family transporter; the encoded protein is MSATRKGLAVRLGGWSTRHRKTAIIGWLLFVVVVAVVGGMSGSRQMTNSENGTGDSARAEKILEDAGLQTPAGEMVMLRGDRPDGWKDAARDLTARLERTGEAVRIQPPVRSESGREALISFEMKGDPDTAGKRVEPVVEAVKKTESAHRGIAVYEFGDATAQHRLDDMLTNDFKKAELTAVPLALGILLVVFGALVAALLPVLLAVTACVGTFGLLALVSHKLPMFDSTTSVMFLVGLAVGVDYSLFYLRRERDERAAGRDAGTALRIAAATSGRAVLISGVTVMLAMSGMFLSGLLLFHGFAVATILVVLMAMLGSVTVLPAMLSWLGDRIDAGRVPLRGRRRRKGVHSSGGVTVRLMRPVLAKPKLFAVVSGVLLLVLSAPALGMKTEQLGMDKQFGSDAPITVAYQEITGSFPGGPAPAEVVLRSDEIASPRFEAAVADFKKELVASGRFGRTVDVEAHRTKGVARIEVPLAGNGQDATSRRALDTLRDELVPKILGPVSDQAYVTGELAGSRDFNDQLKTDIAPVFLFIAAVTFVLMLLCFRSLPIALVSILLNLLSVGAAYGTMTAVFQHGWGAELLGMEPAGAIESWMPLFVLVILFGLSMDYHVFVVSRIREAHERGFATRDAIREGIRTTAGSVTGAATIMVAVFAVFALLRMQDMQQMGVGLAVAVLVDATLVRMVLLPSVMALLGERNWYLPRALRWLPNLDHGEEPVERPRPPLVGADR
- a CDS encoding response regulator transcription factor, whose amino-acid sequence is MRVVVAEDLFLLRDGLVRMLEAYDFEVVAAVESGPELSKALAELEPDVAVVDVRLPPSFSDEGLQCALRARRARPGLPVLVLSQHVEQLYARELLADGSGGIGYLLKDRVFDADQFIDAVRRVAAGGTAMDPQVISQLLDRRAQDKPLGRLTPRELEVMELMAEGRSNTAIAAQLFVTERAVAKHTSNIFGKLGLPPSDDNNRRVLAVLAYLDRG
- a CDS encoding winged helix-turn-helix domain-containing protein, with translation MTNLRSLSSASASAPAAPAATSAASAPSGPANRQRLRAVAPDEVPPVADLLHPGATWLPAPPHTLPTLPGHPPMVGYLVLVPADRQRPEAAGPPPGEIPAVTGGTGGAGERGDELVRIDPDHRTAEVAGRPLELTYLEFELLSHLVAHPHRVHSRDQLVTTVWGYGHVGDGRTVDVHVARLRRKMGPEHRGTIVTVRRVGYKYVPTL
- a CDS encoding sensor histidine kinase, with protein sequence MNGRRALTACARGFAVSWLALVSITLSVLTILSISFIPLGLGVFTTPPLIKAVRAHANWRRLLAATWSGVTIRAPYRPLPADRRAGVTGQVELCTFLLKDPATWRDLLWLQVDMTAGYVTSLLAFVFVPYGIEGFVLAAGVWKPIVEAGGTYWYAFLPIDSLGTALLAVPLGVGFMALGATASPLVLRGHFLLARAFLDPTPQMALEQRVRRLTETRHDAVDTSAAELRRIERDLHDGAQARLVAMGMSLGTVEALIEKDPAKAKELLAAARTNSAEALAELRDLVRGIHPPVLAERGLGDAVRALALRMAVPVEVDVELAGRADEPVESAAYFAVSEVLTNAAKHAGASRMWLDVHHAEGMLRITVTDDGHGGARITPDGGLSGVERRLGTFDGVLAVSSPSGGPTMVTMEIPCALSAPDAAR
- a CDS encoding 5-carboxymethyl-2-hydroxymuconate Delta-isomerase, with the protein product MPHIVVEYSDTLTEAFDRPGFGAALHPVVAKTVDTAVAGCKTRFRRIEEAHLADGAPDLAMIHIEVSILSGRDAGTKRELSAAVLEVARAHVSPVPGLTVQTTVDIRDLDRDCYEKHEAVHPA